One genomic segment of Candidatus Berkiella aquae includes these proteins:
- a CDS encoding class I SAM-dependent methyltransferase, which produces MTRSNLSWLNDGDLQALKSRVQKQELRSCHASFDAAIWQGAFKATKFDVYYLVVDDIIYLLPEFALQKQNVLRLAEHDNDMTKQSVKQFYDSFGWQQESGIFQDALDSEDLREVSRDYIEQCHARLKQHLPATGRYLLDVASGPIQYDAYLAYSENYHYRLCADISLRALQAAKQKLGAKGIYLLSDVTRLPLQTGKIDAAISLHTLYHVPKEQQLQGYTEIQRVLKPKGSSVVIYSWGRRALLMNVLMFPVKLWSLLKRLQRTKQTGQTLYFYAHSYEWYRRHIQRQYDCKLYSWRSVNVPFLKLFIHRKFGGRMLLKAFFWLENRFPQLMGRIGAYPLFVSTKP; this is translated from the coding sequence TTGACTCGCTCCAACTTAAGTTGGCTGAATGACGGCGATTTGCAAGCCTTGAAGTCTCGAGTCCAAAAACAAGAACTTCGTTCATGCCATGCTTCTTTTGATGCTGCTATTTGGCAGGGTGCTTTTAAAGCAACCAAGTTTGATGTCTATTATTTGGTTGTCGATGACATCATTTATTTACTTCCTGAGTTTGCTTTGCAAAAACAAAATGTACTCCGTCTTGCAGAGCATGATAACGATATGACCAAACAATCAGTCAAACAGTTTTATGATAGTTTTGGCTGGCAGCAAGAAAGTGGTATTTTTCAAGATGCGCTCGATTCTGAAGATTTACGAGAAGTCTCAAGAGATTACATTGAACAATGTCATGCCAGATTAAAACAACATTTACCCGCAACCGGGCGCTATTTATTAGATGTTGCCTCAGGCCCCATTCAGTATGATGCTTATTTGGCTTATAGCGAAAATTATCATTATCGACTTTGTGCCGATATCTCTTTGCGAGCATTACAAGCCGCCAAACAAAAATTAGGTGCAAAAGGCATTTACTTATTAAGCGATGTAACGCGTCTACCACTGCAAACCGGGAAAATTGACGCCGCTATTTCTTTGCATACCTTGTACCATGTTCCTAAGGAACAACAGCTGCAAGGCTATACCGAGATCCAACGCGTATTAAAGCCCAAAGGCAGTTCGGTTGTGATTTATAGCTGGGGACGACGTGCTTTGCTAATGAATGTCTTGATGTTTCCTGTGAAGCTATGGTCTTTATTGAAGCGACTGCAACGCACAAAGCAAACAGGGCAAACATTATATTTCTATGCACATTCTTACGAATGGTATCGTCGACATATTCAGAGGCAATATGATTGTAAGCTGTATTCTTGGCGCAGCGTTAATGTGCCGTTTTTAAAGTTATTTATTCATCGCAAATTTGGGGGACGCATGTTATTAAAAGCCTTTTTCTGGCTTGAAAATCGCTTCCCTCAATTAATGGGACGCATTGGTGCTTATCCGTTATTTGTTAGCACTAAGCCATAA
- a CDS encoding SxtJ family membrane protein — MMNIQSLTIPELRKFGLTLASVFIGAFGLLFPLLFNKPIPSWPWIIGIAVLIPTMTKPAWLKAIYHPWMKIGHVLGWINTRIILGLIFFFLITPIGLFRRVLGKDSLGLQFDKELKTYRKQVASQSIQHMEKPF; from the coding sequence ATGATGAACATTCAAAGCTTAACCATACCAGAATTACGAAAATTCGGCTTAACCCTAGCATCCGTTTTTATTGGCGCATTTGGCCTTTTGTTTCCTTTACTCTTTAATAAGCCAATACCTTCTTGGCCATGGATCATAGGGATCGCAGTTTTAATTCCGACCATGACAAAACCGGCTTGGTTAAAAGCTATTTATCATCCGTGGATGAAAATCGGCCACGTACTCGGCTGGATTAATACTCGAATTATATTAGGGCTTATTTTTTTCTTTCTGATTACACCAATAGGATTATTTCGTCGTGTATTAGGTAAAGATTCCTTGGGTCTGCAATTTGATAAAGAATTAAAAACTTATCGTAAACAAGTTGCATCGCAAAGCATTCAACACATGGAGAAACCTTTCTAA
- a CDS encoding glycosyltransferase, with protein MHKPLKISIITVCFNSANTIRETLQSVASQEYPHVEYILIDGGSKDGTQNIIESFRSHIKTVVSEPDKGIYDAMNKGIQLATGDVIGLLNADDLYAHSAVLTQVANAFEDNHLDACYADLIYFATHSPETVLRYWRSNSFQPGLFAKGWCPAHPTFFVRRRVYEQHGVFDIHLKGGNDVELMMRFLEKHRITTRYLPQVMVKMRLGGVSNNSIKGIIRQNQQILQAAKKLDIAISPWSFFFHKVLSRLNQWTRKPKREALHVK; from the coding sequence ATGCATAAACCACTTAAAATATCGATTATTACGGTTTGCTTTAATAGTGCAAATACCATTAGAGAAACCTTACAATCTGTTGCTTCTCAAGAATATCCTCATGTGGAATATATTTTGATCGATGGTGGTTCTAAAGATGGTACGCAGAATATCATTGAATCCTTTCGTTCGCATATTAAAACGGTTGTGTCTGAGCCTGATAAAGGCATCTATGATGCAATGAACAAAGGCATTCAATTAGCAACGGGTGATGTGATTGGTTTATTAAATGCCGACGATCTTTATGCACATTCAGCTGTGTTGACGCAGGTTGCTAATGCATTTGAAGATAATCACTTAGATGCTTGTTATGCGGATCTTATTTATTTTGCAACACATTCGCCTGAAACCGTTTTACGTTATTGGCGCTCTAATTCATTTCAACCGGGGTTGTTTGCTAAGGGTTGGTGTCCGGCCCACCCCACCTTTTTTGTGCGTCGTCGCGTTTATGAACAGCATGGTGTTTTTGATATTCATCTTAAAGGTGGAAACGATGTTGAATTGATGATGCGTTTTTTAGAGAAACACCGTATTACGACGCGCTATTTGCCACAAGTCATGGTCAAAATGCGTTTAGGTGGCGTATCCAATAACAGCATCAAAGGCATTATTCGACAGAATCAACAAATTCTGCAAGCAGCTAAAAAATTAGATATTGCTATTTCACCATGGTCTTTCTTTTTTCATAAAGTATTGTCACGTTTGAATCAATGGACTCGTAAACCAAAGAGAGAAGCCCTGCATGTCAAGTAG
- a CDS encoding NAD-dependent epimerase/dehydratase family protein produces the protein MSSSLHTILVTGATGFLGLHLCQHLLDQGYRVKAVGRQPVYPLTHENLSYHPIENIDGKTDWQDLLDDVAVIVHLAARVHHMKDRKMKALSAYQEVNVRGTQQLVRQAVKGNVKRFIYVSSIKVNGEQTFEMPFRAEDHPQPQDAYSLSKLQGEQILKEEARRQGMEWVIIRPPLIYGPKVKGNFQQLIALAKTPYPLPFRLLKNQRSLVSVFNLVSFIECCLHHQNAHREIFLVSDNQDLSTSQLLLALRKALGRGGRLFPFPLFVLKLFGLLTGKRRQVGRITESLQVNIEKSTRLLNWLPPVTVEEALKMTVAESLK, from the coding sequence ATGTCAAGTAGCCTCCACACGATATTGGTAACAGGTGCAACCGGCTTTTTAGGATTGCATTTGTGTCAACATTTATTAGATCAAGGATATCGCGTTAAAGCAGTAGGCCGGCAACCGGTTTATCCTCTTACCCATGAGAATCTGAGTTATCATCCCATTGAAAATATCGATGGTAAAACGGATTGGCAAGATCTATTAGACGATGTTGCTGTGATTGTGCATTTGGCTGCGCGTGTTCACCATATGAAAGATCGTAAAATGAAAGCTTTAAGCGCTTATCAAGAGGTGAATGTCAGAGGAACACAGCAACTCGTACGCCAAGCCGTAAAAGGGAATGTTAAGCGATTCATTTATGTGAGCAGTATTAAAGTGAATGGTGAACAAACGTTTGAAATGCCATTTCGTGCTGAAGATCACCCACAACCACAAGATGCTTATAGTTTATCGAAATTGCAAGGTGAACAAATTCTCAAAGAAGAAGCAAGACGTCAGGGGATGGAATGGGTCATTATTCGCCCCCCACTTATCTATGGTCCTAAGGTAAAAGGCAATTTCCAACAGCTGATTGCGTTAGCGAAAACACCTTATCCTTTACCATTTCGGTTACTTAAGAATCAACGTAGCCTAGTCAGTGTTTTTAATTTGGTGAGTTTTATTGAATGTTGTTTGCATCATCAAAATGCACACCGAGAGATTTTTTTAGTTTCTGATAATCAGGATTTATCAACGTCACAATTGTTGTTGGCGTTGCGTAAGGCTTTGGGACGAGGTGGGCGATTATTCCCCTTCCCCTTATTCGTGCTCAAATTATTCGGCTTGCTCACGGGTAAACGCCGTCAGGTAGGGCGAATAACCGAATCATTACAAGTTAATATTGAGAAATCTACTCGACTATTGAACTGGCTACCGCCTGTGACGGTTGAAGAAGCTTTAAAAATGACGGTTGCTGAATCTTTGAAGTGA
- a CDS encoding carbamoyltransferase N-terminal domain-containing protein, with protein sequence MSTTILGISAFYHDSAAAIVQDGKIISCAQEERFTRKKHDPAFPTHAIEYCMKEAGVSLKQVNYVVFYDKPLVKFERLLETYLAFAPRGFRSFLQAMPIWMKEKLFLKDLLKKSLAKLGNMPIKALPPLLFTEHHQAHAASAFFPSPFERAAVMCLDGVGEWATSSVWLGNQNKLELAWELDFPHSLGLLYSAFTYYTGFKVNSGEYKLMGLAPYGEPKYVDLILDHLLDLKEDGTFRLNMDYFNYPTGLTMTNRRFDELFGGPPRQGESTITQREMDIASSIQAVTENIVLKLANTVKKELSTDYLCLAGGVALNCVANGKIHRQKLFKDIFVQPAAGDAGGALGAALSVWYEYLQKDREPDAQDSMGGSYLGPKFSNAEMIDYLESIGAKYHFMTDDALLPHVADLLANENVIGWFQGRMEFGPRALGGRSIIGDARSPKMQSIMNLKIKYRESFRPFAPVIKHDQVSQWFEFDGKSPYMLMVAPIRENHRVAMTEAEQQLFGIEKLNVPRSTLPAITHVDYSARLQTVHPETNPRFYELLNQFEKITGCPVLINTSFNVRGEPIVHCMADAYRCFMRTEMDYLILENLVLCKKEQPAWQETSRWQEEFALD encoded by the coding sequence TTGAGTACGACAATTTTAGGCATTTCTGCGTTTTATCACGATAGTGCTGCCGCCATTGTACAAGATGGGAAGATTATCAGCTGTGCACAGGAAGAGCGTTTTACCCGTAAAAAACACGATCCTGCGTTTCCCACACATGCCATAGAATACTGCATGAAAGAAGCAGGCGTTTCTCTCAAACAAGTAAATTATGTGGTTTTCTACGATAAGCCCTTGGTCAAATTTGAACGTCTTTTAGAAACTTATCTAGCTTTTGCCCCCCGGGGTTTTCGCTCTTTTTTACAAGCCATGCCCATTTGGATGAAGGAAAAGCTTTTTTTAAAAGATCTCTTAAAAAAATCGCTTGCCAAGCTTGGCAACATGCCAATAAAAGCGTTGCCTCCTCTTTTATTCACTGAGCATCACCAAGCCCATGCCGCTTCTGCCTTTTTTCCAAGCCCTTTTGAACGCGCAGCCGTCATGTGTTTAGACGGCGTAGGTGAATGGGCAACAAGTTCAGTTTGGTTAGGTAATCAAAACAAACTGGAATTAGCATGGGAACTCGACTTTCCACATTCTCTGGGCCTTTTATATTCCGCATTCACTTACTATACCGGATTCAAAGTAAACTCTGGTGAATACAAGCTAATGGGCCTTGCCCCTTATGGGGAACCTAAATACGTTGATCTCATTCTCGATCATTTGTTGGATTTGAAAGAAGATGGGACTTTCCGCCTCAATATGGATTACTTTAACTATCCAACCGGCCTCACGATGACCAATCGCCGATTTGACGAACTCTTTGGTGGACCTCCTCGTCAAGGCGAATCAACGATTACGCAACGTGAAATGGACATTGCAAGCTCTATTCAAGCGGTTACCGAAAATATTGTGCTTAAGCTTGCGAATACTGTCAAAAAAGAATTAAGCACCGACTATTTATGCCTTGCAGGCGGCGTTGCGCTCAATTGCGTTGCCAATGGCAAAATTCATCGTCAAAAATTGTTTAAAGATATTTTTGTACAACCTGCAGCCGGTGATGCAGGAGGTGCCTTAGGTGCTGCGCTGAGTGTATGGTATGAGTATTTACAAAAAGACAGAGAGCCCGATGCGCAAGATAGCATGGGTGGCAGTTACTTAGGGCCCAAGTTCAGCAATGCAGAAATGATTGATTACTTGGAGAGCATTGGCGCTAAATATCATTTCATGACCGATGATGCTTTACTACCTCATGTCGCCGATTTGCTGGCAAATGAAAACGTGATTGGCTGGTTCCAAGGGCGCATGGAATTTGGCCCAAGAGCCTTAGGGGGGCGCTCCATTATTGGCGATGCCAGAAGTCCTAAAATGCAATCCATCATGAATTTGAAAATTAAATATCGCGAATCTTTTAGACCTTTCGCTCCGGTTATTAAACATGACCAGGTTTCACAGTGGTTTGAATTTGATGGCAAAAGCCCTTACATGTTAATGGTTGCACCGATTCGAGAAAATCATCGTGTTGCAATGACCGAGGCGGAACAGCAACTTTTTGGCATAGAAAAATTAAATGTTCCTCGTTCTACTTTGCCAGCGATTACCCATGTTGATTATTCGGCAAGGTTACAAACGGTACACCCTGAAACCAACCCACGTTTTTATGAATTGTTAAATCAATTTGAAAAAATCACCGGGTGCCCCGTTTTAATTAATACTTCTTTTAACGTTCGGGGCGAACCGATTGTTCATTGTATGGCAGATGCTTATCGCTGCTTTATGCGTACGGAAATGGATTATCTGATTTTAGAAAATCTGGTTCTATGCAAGAAGGAGCAACCTGCTTGGCAAGAAACCAGTCGTTGGCAAGAAGAATTTGCGTTAGATTAA
- a CDS encoding glycosyltransferase, translated as MKILVIHNAYQSHLIGGEDIIVQRELAALKSTLGSDNIFEYIVSNDDIRMLALAQNIWGDRRHFNAIATIVREQQIDIVHIHNFFPLLTPSVFAGAKAAGAKVVHTLHNFRWWCMAGTLYRENKGNCEQCVGKALALPGILHRCYRNSWLQSSAAALAFAWYRFKAYQQYIDAYFALSHFQLQKLLSWLPKQKLFYKPNAIVPATQLCPLTEKKGYLFVGRLEAAKGIELLLAVWETLPSHFHLTVIGKGEDEARLIGRYKSPQISFVGQLPHAQTLSYIAKAKYLIHSSLAYETFGLTMIEAFAHQTPVIGLNYGTRKEMIEHGKNGFLCAQEELAPTILQSYDYANYELLAASALKRAQQFYIQPVMTQQMNLYQKILHEDAHA; from the coding sequence ATGAAGATATTAGTGATACACAATGCTTATCAATCTCATTTGATTGGTGGCGAAGATATTATTGTGCAAAGAGAATTAGCCGCTTTAAAATCAACCTTAGGTAGTGACAATATATTCGAATATATTGTGAGCAATGATGACATTCGAATGTTGGCATTGGCGCAAAATATTTGGGGTGATAGGCGACATTTTAACGCCATTGCGACGATAGTGCGTGAACAGCAAATTGATATCGTGCATATCCATAATTTTTTTCCCTTATTAACCCCGAGCGTCTTTGCTGGGGCTAAGGCAGCTGGTGCTAAAGTCGTTCATACTTTACATAATTTTCGTTGGTGGTGTATGGCAGGTACCTTATACCGAGAAAATAAAGGGAATTGTGAACAATGCGTCGGTAAAGCGTTGGCGCTACCTGGTATTTTACATCGTTGTTATCGAAATTCTTGGCTACAAAGTAGTGCAGCGGCGCTAGCCTTCGCTTGGTATCGTTTTAAAGCCTATCAACAATATATCGATGCCTATTTTGCCTTGAGTCATTTTCAGCTACAAAAATTATTATCATGGCTACCGAAACAGAAATTGTTTTATAAGCCTAATGCCATTGTGCCTGCGACCCAATTATGCCCATTGACTGAAAAAAAGGGTTATTTGTTTGTTGGTAGACTTGAAGCAGCAAAGGGGATTGAATTGTTGCTTGCTGTGTGGGAAACCTTACCTTCCCATTTTCATTTGACTGTCATTGGCAAAGGTGAGGATGAAGCACGGTTAATTGGGCGCTACAAAAGTCCTCAGATTTCTTTTGTAGGGCAGTTGCCACACGCGCAAACCTTATCATACATTGCCAAAGCAAAATATCTCATTCATAGTTCGTTAGCTTATGAAACGTTTGGTTTAACGATGATTGAGGCTTTTGCACATCAAACCCCGGTGATTGGCTTGAATTATGGTACACGTAAAGAAATGATTGAACATGGTAAAAATGGTTTCTTATGTGCACAAGAAGAATTAGCACCCACTATTTTGCAATCGTATGATTATGCAAATTACGAACTGTTGGCAGCATCTGCCCTTAAGAGAGCACAACAGTTTTATATACAACCTGTCATGACACAACAAATGAATCTTTATCAAAAAATCTTACATGAAGACGCTCATGCATAA
- a CDS encoding glycosyltransferase, translated as MKTVDIVFVTHLPAFYKVNLYNELAKHCRLFVIFIASASNIRTKDFTPSDFAFDYCMINEGAFEERMKLKSLAQLYRQLKALDYQQIIVGGWDLWEFWLIAMLFPKKRNALALESSIFESKTQGLAGSIKRFFLSRIERVYCSGDAQRHLLQALSFNKEIKQTLGVGIFHYAVKKASIAKTFHGKFLYVGRLSPEKNLENLVQFFAEFPQYQLTLVGQGPLQRKLEALAGKNVILAGHVPNQDLAEYYQSHDMFILPSLKEPWGLVVEEALYYGLPVIASNQVGAAKDFITRYQAGRLFEPKSLQSFAEALTWCIAHYAMLLANVAAIDFKARDEWQVKQYLETVTL; from the coding sequence ATGAAAACGGTTGACATCGTCTTTGTTACGCATTTGCCCGCTTTTTATAAAGTAAATCTTTATAATGAATTGGCTAAGCATTGCCGGCTATTTGTTATTTTTATTGCCAGCGCTTCCAATATCCGCACCAAAGATTTTACCCCAAGTGATTTTGCATTTGATTATTGCATGATCAATGAAGGGGCATTTGAAGAACGCATGAAGTTAAAAAGCCTCGCGCAACTTTATCGACAGTTAAAAGCTTTAGATTATCAGCAAATTATTGTCGGTGGTTGGGATCTATGGGAATTTTGGTTGATTGCCATGTTATTTCCTAAAAAGCGCAATGCTTTAGCACTGGAATCTTCTATTTTTGAAAGTAAGACGCAAGGTTTGGCCGGGAGCATAAAACGGTTTTTCTTGTCGCGTATCGAACGAGTTTATTGTTCAGGCGATGCCCAGCGCCATTTGCTGCAAGCCCTTTCATTTAACAAAGAGATAAAACAGACGCTAGGTGTTGGGATTTTTCATTATGCAGTGAAGAAAGCGAGTATCGCTAAAACCTTTCATGGAAAATTTCTCTACGTTGGTCGCTTGTCCCCTGAAAAAAATCTTGAAAATTTGGTGCAGTTTTTTGCGGAATTTCCTCAATATCAATTAACTCTCGTTGGACAAGGGCCATTACAACGGAAACTAGAAGCCTTAGCAGGAAAGAATGTGATATTGGCAGGGCATGTGCCAAACCAAGATCTTGCTGAATATTATCAAAGCCATGATATGTTTATTTTACCGTCTTTAAAGGAACCTTGGGGCTTAGTTGTAGAAGAGGCACTTTATTATGGATTACCAGTTATCGCTTCCAATCAGGTAGGTGCCGCAAAAGATTTTATTACGCGTTACCAGGCGGGCAGATTATTTGAACCAAAATCGCTACAATCCTTCGCTGAAGCATTAACGTGGTGCATTGCTCATTACGCTATGTTATTAGCGAATGTCGCTGCCATTGATTTTAAAGCACGTGATGAATGGCAAGTGAAACAATATCTTGAAACGGTGACGCTATGA
- the dnaX gene encoding DNA polymerase III subunit gamma/tau, producing MADEVAANLKPIPLLNKGCVVAYQVLARQWRPKTFSSLRGQEQVTRALTNALKRQQVHHAYLFTGTRGVGKTTIARILAKALNCQKGITPEPCGECAACIEIDNGRSVDLIEVDGASRTRVEDTRELLDNVQYAPTASRFKIYLIDEVHMLSGHSFNALLKTLEEPPAHVKFILATTDPERIPVTVLSRCLRLSLKALSSADIFAQLQDIVNNEKIPYELGALQRIARLGAGSMRDAISLLEQAIAYSNLELKTNEVDELFGLSYYRYLPSLLQALADEDLKQCLAIVEEIATVGADYEKILGSLLQSLHAIALAQALPEESASLAALAEIDEATLAVKDKLSQEAVQLLYQIGLTSQKDLRFAPDMRTGFEMTLLRMALFKPRELSDGNKVTQRPVPSKVPAPLTVPPAMTTPAPMIATAVSQVPIAAPVREPSPVVAVSPNDAPPAPAPVVAPAAVSVQANLASSASEINWLELSAKLPLSGLTRMLVKHCILTKWDGRNMVLTLEESQKTLVSPLRLAQIQDALKSQLGVEVKLTIELGVVQGTTLMMQEQTQLAERQQQAVRSVEEDPIVQSLVSTFDAKVEDIKAV from the coding sequence GTGGCTGACGAGGTTGCCGCCAACCTCAAACCAATACCTTTACTTAACAAAGGATGTGTTGTGGCCTATCAAGTGTTAGCGCGTCAATGGCGACCCAAAACTTTCTCGAGCTTGCGTGGTCAAGAACAAGTCACCCGTGCATTAACGAATGCTTTAAAACGACAGCAAGTTCATCATGCTTATCTTTTTACTGGAACGCGAGGGGTGGGTAAGACAACCATTGCTCGCATTTTAGCCAAAGCGCTTAACTGTCAAAAAGGCATTACACCAGAACCTTGCGGTGAGTGCGCTGCTTGCATTGAAATTGATAATGGACGCAGTGTTGATTTGATTGAGGTGGATGGCGCATCCAGAACCCGTGTCGAAGATACACGAGAATTATTAGATAATGTGCAATATGCCCCAACGGCTTCACGTTTTAAAATCTATCTCATCGATGAAGTTCATATGCTATCAGGGCATAGCTTTAATGCACTGTTAAAAACGTTAGAAGAACCCCCAGCACACGTTAAGTTTATTTTAGCAACAACCGATCCAGAGAGGATCCCTGTCACGGTATTATCGCGTTGTTTGCGTTTGAGTCTTAAAGCCCTCTCCTCAGCCGATATCTTCGCGCAGTTACAAGATATCGTGAATAATGAAAAAATCCCTTATGAGCTTGGCGCATTGCAACGAATTGCCCGCCTGGGAGCAGGGAGTATGCGTGATGCTATTAGTTTATTGGAACAAGCAATTGCTTATAGCAACCTTGAATTGAAAACCAATGAAGTCGATGAATTATTTGGCTTAAGTTATTATCGATATTTACCTTCATTGTTGCAGGCACTGGCTGACGAAGATTTGAAACAATGTTTAGCTATTGTTGAAGAAATCGCGACAGTGGGTGCTGATTATGAAAAAATATTAGGTTCATTATTACAGAGCTTACATGCCATTGCCTTAGCGCAAGCTTTACCCGAAGAATCAGCCTCATTGGCAGCTTTAGCAGAAATTGATGAAGCAACCTTAGCCGTTAAAGATAAATTAAGCCAAGAAGCGGTACAGCTTTTATATCAGATTGGTCTAACAAGCCAAAAAGATCTGCGTTTTGCGCCTGACATGCGAACAGGTTTTGAAATGACTTTACTGCGAATGGCTCTTTTTAAACCGCGCGAACTAAGTGATGGGAATAAAGTCACCCAGCGTCCTGTGCCATCGAAAGTGCCAGCGCCTCTCACCGTGCCGCCTGCAATGACAACACCCGCACCGATGATTGCAACAGCGGTTAGTCAAGTGCCCATTGCAGCACCGGTGCGAGAGCCATCGCCTGTGGTTGCGGTTTCTCCCAATGATGCGCCACCAGCGCCTGCTCCTGTTGTAGCACCTGCTGCTGTTTCCGTTCAAGCGAATCTTGCCTCCAGTGCATCCGAGATTAATTGGTTAGAGCTGAGTGCTAAATTACCGTTATCCGGGTTAACCCGCATGTTGGTGAAACATTGCATTCTAACAAAATGGGATGGGCGCAATATGGTATTAACCTTAGAAGAATCGCAAAAGACGCTGGTTAGCCCATTACGCCTAGCACAAATACAAGACGCGCTAAAGAGTCAGCTGGGTGTTGAGGTAAAACTGACCATTGAATTAGGCGTTGTCCAAGGGACGACATTGATGATGCAAGAGCAAACGCAATTAGCCGAGCGTCAGCAACAAGCCGTGCGCTCTGTTGAAGAAGATCCAATAGTACAATCTTTAGTATCGACTTTCGATGCTAAAGTTGAAGATATTAAAGCCGTTTGA
- a CDS encoding glycosyltransferase, which yields MTYVLDLKRLWSDRLAITESQRKAAASVHLDPRQKMVSVIVAIQSDDLQVMKTLQSAITQLMVRELIIVNGSHSSLMEDALTQFAYQYPRAILVDGHNVCGLAEAYNLGAQYASTPFALFLSAYGLLQKNAIMQLLAIGIRKPGAWVVGAALTKREQKHHLPSQFMKNFKTLTTNEVPEVSLVGGGLYAQVVSAECLLLPMRTFAQLKGFDKRCYHTTFHWDLCLRVHQMGGDVFQAPEAVLAIANPALRSRRLFKQEWQSFLGWSHFYQKNFSELTNIFSRSFFYLALTLSSTISFGNRLINLLTKRETTPKRKMA from the coding sequence TTGACTTACGTTCTTGATTTAAAACGCTTATGGTCCGATCGCTTAGCGATCACCGAAAGCCAGCGCAAAGCGGCCGCTAGTGTTCATTTAGATCCGAGACAAAAAATGGTATCGGTCATTGTCGCTATTCAAAGCGATGATCTACAAGTAATGAAAACCTTACAATCTGCTATCACGCAATTGATGGTAAGAGAGCTCATTATTGTTAACGGTAGTCATTCAAGCTTGATGGAAGATGCGTTAACGCAATTTGCTTATCAATATCCACGTGCCATTTTGGTCGATGGGCACAACGTTTGTGGTCTTGCTGAGGCTTATAATTTAGGGGCGCAATATGCTTCTACGCCTTTTGCCTTATTTTTAAGTGCTTATGGTTTATTGCAAAAGAATGCCATTATGCAGCTATTAGCCATTGGGATCCGTAAACCCGGTGCATGGGTTGTGGGGGCTGCATTAACCAAGAGAGAACAAAAACATCATCTGCCCTCGCAGTTTATGAAGAATTTTAAGACATTAACAACGAATGAAGTACCCGAAGTCTCATTGGTAGGAGGGGGGCTTTATGCACAAGTGGTATCAGCAGAGTGTTTATTGCTTCCTATGCGCACTTTTGCGCAGCTGAAAGGTTTTGATAAGCGCTGTTATCACACGACCTTTCATTGGGATCTGTGTTTGCGGGTTCACCAAATGGGAGGGGATGTTTTCCAAGCGCCTGAAGCCGTTTTGGCAATCGCTAATCCTGCTTTGCGCTCTAGAAGATTATTCAAGCAAGAATGGCAATCTTTCTTAGGGTGGAGCCATTTTTATCAGAAAAACTTTAGTGAACTGACAAATATTTTTTCACGTAGTTTCTTCTACCTAGCGCTAACCTTATCGAGTACTATTTCTTTCGGTAACCGACTAATTAATTTGCTGACTAAACGCGAAACGACGCCAAAACGTAAAATGGCCTGA
- a CDS encoding DUF5989 family protein, with protein sequence MIDLMMDLWRFMRVRKKFWLLPIISFLALLGALVVLTQGSAIAPFIYTLF encoded by the coding sequence ATGATAGATTTAATGATGGATCTCTGGCGCTTCATGCGAGTACGAAAAAAGTTTTGGTTGTTACCTATTATTTCCTTTTTGGCCTTGCTAGGCGCTTTAGTCGTTCTAACCCAAGGTTCAGCGATTGCACCTTTCATCTATACACTCTTTTAA